The Acidobacteriota bacterium genomic sequence CATCCACCGGTTCTCTTCGAGGCAGTGCTCCATCACCAATTGGAGCGCCTCTTTCAGCATCTTGATGGCGTCCTCCGGATCGTCTCCCTGGCTGGCGATGTCCAGGGCCGGGCAGTTCGCCACCCAAACGTCGTTCTCTTCATGGGTCTGGATCGCCAGCTTCAACGTCCAGACGCAGTCGACGCCCATCGTCCCTTCCTTCCTCCAAG encodes the following:
- a CDS encoding type II toxin-antitoxin system HicB family antitoxin; the encoded protein is MGVDCVWTLKLAIQTHEENDVWVANCPALDIASQGDDPEDAIKMLKEALQLVMEHCLEENRWMAFLEERGVTPASR